From the Phycisphaeraceae bacterium genome, one window contains:
- a CDS encoding helix-turn-helix domain-containing protein: protein MTDLKLIDAEEAAVRLRIGRRTLWSLTNRNAIPHTRIGRVVRYDPRKLDKWLDAGAPTEPGAAERLREKAVRR, encoded by the coding sequence ATGACGGACCTGAAGTTGATTGACGCTGAGGAAGCGGCGGTGCGGCTGCGAATCGGCCGACGGACCCTGTGGAGTTTGACGAATAGGAACGCGATCCCGCACACCCGGATCGGCAGGGTGGTGAGATACGACCCGCGGAAGTTGGATAAGTGGCTGGACGCTGGCGCGCCAACGGAACCGGGTGCGGCTGAGCGGTTGCGGGAGAAGGCGGTGCGCCGATGA